One genomic window of Mogibacterium diversum includes the following:
- a CDS encoding PHP domain-containing protein — translation MNKSKILVDMHLHTTASDGSFSPSEVVQKVKSSGVKVFSLTDHDTTAGVHEVEDDIPEGMEFFKGIEFSCKAGDIKCHILGYSYDDNHPDFMKALAAAEAKREDKLAIRIEHLREVDGIELTADEIAELEAIPSAGKPHIANILMRRGIPGTRTEVINRYLEFGVESRIPAELAIGAIKSSGGVAIWAHPLGGENEIHMNREELEEKLGVLQGIGIEGLECFYSRYDEDEIAMLLDIAESRGLLVSGGSDFHGKNKNVEIGELGVSKRPVFDSDLSLIAELRRRKR, via the coding sequence TTGAATAAGAGCAAAATACTAGTCGATATGCACCTACACACCACGGCATCAGATGGGTCATTTAGCCCCTCGGAGGTCGTTCAGAAGGTGAAATCGTCTGGTGTCAAAGTGTTTTCGCTGACTGATCACGATACGACTGCCGGCGTGCACGAAGTCGAAGATGATATACCGGAGGGAATGGAATTTTTCAAGGGCATTGAATTCTCCTGCAAAGCCGGAGACATCAAGTGCCATATCCTCGGCTACTCGTATGACGATAATCACCCTGATTTTATGAAAGCACTCGCCGCTGCAGAGGCGAAGAGAGAAGATAAGCTCGCGATTAGAATTGAACACCTTAGGGAAGTGGATGGCATAGAGCTAACTGCAGACGAGATTGCAGAGTTAGAGGCGATTCCTTCAGCTGGGAAGCCCCATATAGCTAATATCCTCATGCGGAGAGGAATCCCAGGTACCAGAACAGAGGTTATAAACAGATATCTTGAATTTGGAGTGGAAAGCAGGATTCCTGCCGAGCTAGCGATCGGAGCGATTAAGTCATCTGGTGGAGTCGCAATCTGGGCTCATCCTCTCGGTGGGGAGAATGAAATCCATATGAACAGAGAGGAGCTTGAGGAGAAGCTAGGTGTCCTGCAAGGTATAGGAATAGAGGGACTAGAGTGCTTTTATTCTAGGTACGATGAGGACGAGATAGCGATGCTGCTAGATATTGCGGAGAGTCGGGGGCTTCTCGTGAGTGGTGGCAGTGATTTTCATGGCAAGAATAAAAACGTAGAAATCGGTGAACTCGGTGTGAGTAAGAGACCTGTCTTCGATTCAGATCTTAGCCTTATAGCAGAACTCAGGAGGAGAAAGCGATAG
- a CDS encoding FAD:protein FMN transferase: MIKFSKQTIKLSLIFAIIATVIITQTACKNTKDVEPVSKEGFYLDTVCKISIYDMDGDLDKEKAEAAINKAYKRCRELENTLSNTIETSEVSQINNAGGNWVTVGKDTLKVVKAGVKYGELSDGDFDITIGSVSGLWDFQSENPVVPEQSKITEALKHVNYKNIQFDGNKIRIIDPKAKLDLGGIAKGYVADELTILLEKEGVTSAVINLGGNISTIGGKPDGSPFIIGIEKPYTDRTEIIGTTTADNQTVVTSGIYERQFQKDGKIYHHVLSSKTGYPVETQLEAVSLVAKKGRSMDVDAMSTICLMKGVDGGKAFIKKQKGVEAVFSAQGKEVAKTKGMKFTAE; the protein is encoded by the coding sequence TTGATTAAATTTAGCAAACAAACCATAAAACTTTCGTTAATATTCGCAATAATCGCAACGGTTATTATAACACAGACAGCCTGCAAGAACACCAAGGATGTTGAGCCAGTATCAAAGGAGGGCTTCTATCTCGATACAGTGTGCAAGATTTCGATATATGACATGGATGGAGATCTGGACAAGGAGAAGGCAGAGGCTGCAATCAACAAGGCTTATAAAAGATGCCGCGAGCTCGAGAATACCCTCAGCAATACAATCGAGACGAGTGAAGTCAGTCAGATCAACAATGCTGGTGGAAATTGGGTGACTGTTGGAAAGGATACGCTCAAGGTCGTGAAGGCTGGTGTAAAGTATGGTGAGCTATCCGATGGCGATTTTGATATAACTATCGGATCTGTTTCAGGATTATGGGATTTCCAGTCTGAGAACCCAGTAGTTCCAGAGCAGTCTAAGATTACCGAGGCTCTTAAACACGTAAACTATAAGAATATTCAGTTCGATGGAAACAAGATAAGAATCATAGATCCTAAGGCTAAGCTCGACCTCGGCGGTATTGCCAAGGGATATGTTGCTGATGAACTTACGATTCTGCTCGAGAAGGAAGGCGTAACATCTGCTGTAATTAACCTTGGAGGTAACATTTCCACGATAGGGGGTAAACCAGACGGCAGCCCATTTATCATCGGAATAGAGAAGCCATATACTGACAGGACCGAAATCATCGGAACTACGACAGCGGATAACCAGACCGTCGTTACTTCAGGAATATATGAGAGGCAGTTTCAAAAGGATGGTAAGATTTACCACCATGTGCTAAGCAGCAAGACGGGATATCCTGTCGAGACGCAGCTTGAGGCTGTCAGCTTGGTGGCTAAGAAAGGTCGCTCGATGGATGTAGATGCCATGAGTACAATCTGCCTGATGAAGGGTGTAGATGGAGGGAAGGCATTTATCAAGAAGCAGAAGGGAGTTGAGGCTGTCTTCAGCGCACAGGGCAAGGAAGTTGCCAAGACTAAGGGCATGAAGTTCACAGCTGAATAG
- a CDS encoding NusG domain II-containing protein, translating to MLKGFIRKADIVLFIILISLGIASSVWLSTTSHSGDKVTVTVDGKKYGVYSLSEDKTIAVKQGNKLNVIRIKHGYVTMSEASCENQVCVKHKAISKTGESIICLPNKVVVSISGKEAHKYDSVSS from the coding sequence ATGTTAAAAGGATTTATAAGAAAAGCTGATATCGTCCTCTTTATAATCCTCATTTCACTTGGTATCGCCTCCTCGGTATGGCTCAGCACGACGAGTCATTCAGGAGACAAAGTCACCGTGACAGTAGATGGCAAGAAGTACGGAGTGTACAGCTTGTCCGAGGATAAAACTATCGCTGTAAAGCAGGGGAATAAGCTAAATGTAATCAGAATTAAGCACGGCTACGTGACCATGTCCGAAGCATCATGCGAAAATCAGGTGTGCGTAAAGCACAAAGCTATAAGCAAGACCGGGGAAAGCATAATCTGCCTTCCTAATAAAGTGGTCGTTTCGATAAGCGGAAAGGAGGCACACAAGTATGACTCAGTCTCGAGTTAA
- a CDS encoding Gx transporter family protein, whose amino-acid sequence MTQSRVKHSTEPSRRTPRGRSNNVATVALLASLALILSYVEAIIPYTPGIPGIKLGIANLVAVVALYKLSAKYAVMLNVIRIVVAGLLFTGVFGMLYSLAGATISLIGMILLKKTDLFSITGVSMAGGFLHNMGQLAIAALLINDIRIFYYLPVLMISGTIAGVAIGVVAELVIRRAKFIR is encoded by the coding sequence ATGACTCAGTCTCGAGTTAAACACTCAACCGAGCCTTCACGGAGGACTCCTCGCGGCCGCAGCAACAATGTTGCAACAGTTGCGCTTCTAGCTTCACTGGCGCTAATTTTATCGTACGTCGAAGCTATTATACCATATACTCCAGGCATTCCGGGGATCAAATTAGGGATAGCTAACTTAGTAGCTGTTGTTGCGCTGTATAAGCTCTCTGCCAAATACGCAGTTATGTTAAATGTCATTAGAATAGTAGTCGCTGGACTGCTTTTTACCGGTGTGTTCGGCATGCTCTACTCTCTCGCAGGTGCGACGATCAGCTTGATAGGAATGATTTTGCTCAAGAAGACCGACCTCTTCAGCATTACCGGTGTCAGTATGGCAGGTGGTTTCCTGCATAATATGGGACAGCTCGCAATTGCGGCATTACTCATCAATGATATCAGAATCTTCTACTACCTACCGGTACTGATGATCTCTGGAACGATAGCAGGAGTTGCCATCGGCGTAGTTGCAGAATTGGTGATTAGAAGAGCTAAGTTTATAAGGTAG